In Arthrobacter ramosus, one DNA window encodes the following:
- a CDS encoding LysM peptidoglycan-binding domain-containing protein translates to MGFLDGLKKNLGFDRSERKAAGRASEAPQGAAEASTGETVQSAGPDPSAEALAVPGAGVSDGDAPAASAAQVAEVVVEADDTLSGIALQFGVDLDALIAANADTVPNPDHIYPGQVLRLP, encoded by the coding sequence ATGGGATTCCTCGATGGATTGAAGAAGAACCTCGGTTTCGACAGGTCCGAGCGGAAGGCGGCTGGACGGGCCTCGGAGGCCCCGCAGGGGGCCGCTGAAGCCTCAACGGGGGAGACGGTCCAAAGTGCCGGGCCGGACCCGTCAGCGGAAGCTCTCGCGGTCCCGGGCGCTGGGGTGTCCGACGGCGATGCTCCCGCCGCCAGCGCAGCGCAGGTCGCCGAAGTCGTAGTGGAGGCAGACGATACCCTGAGCGGCATCGCCTTGCAGTTCGGCGTTGACTTGGATGCCCTGATCGCAGCGAACGCGGATACCGTGCCCAACCCGGACCACATCTACCCGGGCCAAGTGCTCCGCCTGCCCTAG
- a CDS encoding SOS response-associated peptidase family protein, with the protein MRTATIITTAASDALGHIHDRTPLIVPPNMFSDWLDPEMTSEAGVRALLDSMPEPHLVPRVVSAKVNYARNKGPALIQPAA; encoded by the coding sequence TTGCGGACGGCCACGATCATCACGACGGCGGCCTCAGACGCACTGGGCCACATCCACGACCGCACACCGCTGATCGTGCCGCCCAACATGTTCTCGGACTGGCTCGACCCTGAAATGACGTCCGAGGCTGGCGTTCGCGCCCTGCTCGATTCCATGCCCGAACCTCATCTCGTGCCCCGAGTGGTGAGCGCCAAGGTCAACTACGCGCGGAACAAAGGACCCGCGCTTATCCAGCCGGCCGCCTGA
- a CDS encoding DUF805 domain-containing protein, protein MSYQQQQTTQFGSAVPLWAPYYGAPIGEAARRFFKKYATFTGRASRSEYWWWTLISVVVSIVLNIIMSVAGSAGATVSDSGAMVPGPGMIVGVILLVIWGLAVIVPSLALVVRRLHDANFSGWMILIGLVPFLGSLALLIFMFLPPKPEGQRFDVPA, encoded by the coding sequence TTGTCGTACCAGCAGCAACAGACCACCCAGTTTGGCAGCGCCGTCCCGCTTTGGGCCCCCTATTACGGCGCGCCCATCGGCGAGGCCGCACGCCGGTTCTTCAAGAAGTACGCCACCTTCACCGGCCGGGCCAGCCGCAGCGAATACTGGTGGTGGACCCTCATCTCCGTCGTCGTGAGCATCGTCCTGAACATCATCATGTCCGTGGCAGGCTCCGCTGGCGCGACCGTCAGTGACTCCGGGGCCATGGTTCCGGGTCCTGGCATGATCGTCGGCGTCATTCTCCTGGTCATCTGGGGCCTGGCAGTCATCGTCCCGTCCCTCGCCCTCGTCGTCCGTCGCCTGCACGATGCAAACTTCAGCGGCTGGATGATCCTCATCGGGCTCGTTCCGTTCCTCGGCAGCCTGGCGCTGTTGATCTTCATGTTCCTTCCGCCCAAGCCCGAGGGCCAGCGATTCGACGTCCCCGCCTAA